A region of [Bacteroides] pectinophilus DNA encodes the following proteins:
- a CDS encoding DUF6442 family protein, with amino-acid sequence MKKDEILNASRKEHRNKDLAEMEVVYQAGSHASRVGALVCCLLSLLASVLAHTMIYSPWVIYFSIIATQWLVRFIKMKRKSDLVLTVLFFVLSILALVGFVSHLLEVRI; translated from the coding sequence ATGAAAAAGGACGAAATCTTAAATGCAAGCAGAAAAGAACATCGCAATAAGGACTTGGCTGAAATGGAAGTGGTATATCAAGCCGGAAGTCACGCAAGCAGAGTTGGTGCTTTAGTGTGTTGTTTGCTTTCGCTGTTAGCTTCTGTGCTTGCTCATACTATGATTTACAGTCCGTGGGTTATATACTTCAGCATTATTGCAACACAATGGTTAGTTCGTTTTATCAAAATGAAGCGAAAGAGCGATTTGGTCTTGACTGTTCTGTTTTTTGTGCTTTCCATTTTGGCACTTGTTGGATTTGTTAGCCATCTTTTAGAGGTGAGAATATGA
- a CDS encoding ATP-binding protein, with product MKKLQFLKAGDYMKTITRAKYLDRIIELNGTPDIKIITGIRRSGKSKLMQAYIAYLKSNFENINIIFIDFMDLAYEEIKEYHALHAYVEEHYQEGRTNYLFVDEVQMCPKFELAINSLYSKGKYDIYVTGSNAFLLSADLATLFTGRYIEIHVFPFSFQEYCQYYDDISDKDKLFDEYAIKGGLAGSYAYRTEKDRTNYIKEVYETIVTRDLVQKYTLPDTLVLQRLSEFLMDNISNLTSPNKVSQLLTANETPTNHVTVGKYIKYLCNAFVFYDIKRYDIRGKKYLESSEKFYLCDSGIRYAILGNRNMDYGRVYENIVCIELLRRGYDVYVGKLYQKEIDFVAQRGSEKFYIQVSDNISGQETFERECSPLLQIRDAYPKMIIARTKHPQYSYEGIEIHDIADWLLQE from the coding sequence ATGAAAAAACTTCAGTTTTTGAAAGCGGGTGACTATATGAAAACAATCACGAGAGCAAAATATCTCGATAGAATCATTGAACTGAATGGCACTCCTGACATCAAGATCATTACAGGTATTCGTCGATCTGGTAAGTCCAAATTGATGCAGGCGTATATTGCGTATCTGAAAAGCAATTTTGAAAACATCAATATTATCTTCATCGACTTCATGGATTTGGCGTATGAAGAAATCAAGGAATATCATGCCTTACACGCCTATGTGGAAGAACATTATCAGGAAGGCAGAACGAACTACCTGTTTGTAGACGAGGTTCAGATGTGTCCCAAGTTTGAACTGGCAATCAACAGCCTGTACTCTAAGGGAAAATACGACATCTATGTAACAGGCTCTAATGCTTTCCTGTTGAGTGCAGATCTGGCAACTCTGTTTACCGGACGCTATATTGAAATTCATGTGTTTCCTTTCAGCTTCCAGGAATATTGCCAGTATTATGATGATATTAGTGACAAAGATAAGCTCTTTGATGAGTACGCTATCAAGGGCGGTTTAGCAGGTTCCTATGCTTATAGAACCGAAAAAGACAGAACAAACTATATCAAAGAGGTCTACGAAACGATTGTTACAAGGGATTTGGTACAGAAATATACGCTCCCGGACACTTTGGTTTTACAGCGTCTGAGCGAGTTCCTTATGGATAATATCAGCAACCTGACTTCTCCGAATAAGGTCAGTCAGCTACTGACAGCAAATGAGACTCCAACCAATCATGTAACCGTTGGAAAGTACATTAAGTATTTGTGCAATGCTTTTGTATTTTATGATATTAAGAGATACGACATCCGAGGTAAGAAATACCTTGAAAGCTCTGAAAAGTTCTATTTGTGTGACAGCGGCATTCGATATGCAATACTGGGAAACAGAAATATGGATTATGGCAGAGTATATGAAAACATCGTTTGCATCGAACTTCTTCGCCGTGGATATGATGTTTATGTCGGCAAGCTCTATCAAAAGGAAATCGACTTTGTTGCTCAGAGAGGCAGCGAGAAGTTTTATATTCAGGTCAGCGACAACATTTCCGGGCAGGAAACATTTGAGAGAGAATGCTCTCCTCTGCTTCAGATTCGAGATGCTTATCCGAAAATGATTATTGCCAGAACCAAACATCCCCAATATAGCTATGAAGGAATCGAAATTCACGATATAGCCGATTGGTTGCTACAAGAATAA
- a CDS encoding helix-turn-helix transcriptional regulator: MKEQLQLKNHLKEVRTEANLSQAQLAEMVGVSRNTISSIETGQFNPTAKLALILCIALDKKFEELFYF, from the coding sequence ATGAAAGAACAATTACAACTGAAAAATCACTTAAAGGAAGTTCGCACAGAAGCAAATCTTTCTCAAGCTCAGCTTGCAGAAATGGTAGGGGTATCAAGAAATACCATTAGTTCTATTGAAACAGGACAGTTTAATCCAACTGCAAAATTGGCTCTAATTCTTTGTATTGCATTGGACAAAAAATTTGAGGAACTATTCTATTTTTAG